In the Mytilus galloprovincialis chromosome 10, xbMytGall1.hap1.1, whole genome shotgun sequence genome, one interval contains:
- the LOC143048751 gene encoding ribosome production factor 2 homolog produces MVMQRVVKPKTQKGRRFLENRDGKITENTKSSMFIKGGNTSITVSQILKELYMLKKPHAVMYKRKNILRPFEDETPLEFFSKKSDASLFMFGCHSKKRPDNLVLGRLFDFHVLDMIELGVDKFTPMAEIEGPKCSHGTKPCLIFTGELFEQDKEHKRLKNLFIDFFRGPSVKNIRLAGVEHVISVTAIKDKILLRNYKIMLKKSGSRTPRIELAEMGPSLDLVMRRTKIASDDLYKQALKVPREAKPRKKKNISQDAFGSKLGRIHMTKQDLGKLQTRKMKGLKKRQSTDSAQTTGTTDDAETPSSPKKIKQT; encoded by the exons ATGGTCATGCAAAGAGTAGT AAAGCCTAAGACACAAAAAGGAAGAAGATTTTTAGAGAACAGAGATGGCAAGATTACAGAAAATACCAAATCATCCATGTTTATCAAAGGTGGAAATACCAGCATTACTGTGTCACAAATACTAAAGGAACTA TACATGTTAAAGAAACCTCATGCAGTGATGTATAAAAG aaaaaatatattacGACCATTTGAAGATGAAACACCACTG GAATTTTTCTCGAAGAAATCTGACGCCTCATTATTTATGTTTGGCTGTCATTCAAAGAAAAGACCTGACAACTTAGTATTAG GGCGGTTATTTGACTTCCATGTGTTAGATATGATAGAATTGGGTGTGGATAAGTTTACACCTATGGCTGAAATAGAG GGTCCTAAGTGTTCTCATGGAACCAAACCTTGTTTGATATTCACAGGAGAACTATTTGAACAGGataaagaacataaaagactGAAAAACCTCTTCATTG ATTTCTTCCGAGGACCTTCAGTAAAGAATATCAGATTAGCTGGTGTTGAACATGTTATCAGTGTGACAGCTATAAAAGACAAGATCCTTCTCAGAAATTACAA GATTATGTTGAAAAAGTCTGGCAGCAGAACACCAAGAATAGAACTTGCAGAGATGGGTCCTTCTTTAGACCTAGTAATGAGGAGAACCAAAATAGCCTCTGATGATTTATATAAACAAGCCCTGAAAGTACCTAGAGAGGCTAAG ccaagaaagaaaaagaatattTCCCAGGATGCCTTTGGAAGTAAACTAGGAAGAATTCATATGACAAAACAGGACTTGGGTAAATTACAGACAAGAAAAATGAAAGGATTGAAAAAGAGACAATCAACAGACTCTGCCCAGACCACTGGAACAACAGACGACGCTGAAACCCCTAGTAGcccaaagaaaataaaacaaacataa
- the LOC143049609 gene encoding LOW QUALITY PROTEIN: helicase POLQ-like (The sequence of the model RefSeq protein was modified relative to this genomic sequence to represent the inferred CDS: inserted 4 bases in 3 codons; substituted 4 bases at 4 genomic stop codons): MGKVIRNSNTATEPKDLNQEQKRTDHVDEAEDTILDSSDFLLADMDINCCEGHEEKSEVKIKPDKKDIHKEHVKTEKTVPLTHVNTLRDRIKQRLHNNAGVKTPQGPGSVIQQQQLQEQKVQEEMERLKTKGSTSDIGPYYCLSSKVQQLLQVHRGITKLYDWQDECXNLPGVREGRNLIYSLPTSGGKTLVAEILILKQILCQQKDAIIIQSFVSRVXEKVRSISTFAXELDFLVEEYAGSKGRFPPMKRRNKLSLYIATTENALSLINILIENNRLDTLGLVVVDELHMIGEGGSRGATLESTLLKIIHKQSNTQIIGISATLNNIEDLXDFLKADVYHNDFRPVKLTEXDIYEVTCKTTEELVSHSRVVTFPYSSEQTKTDPDHLMGLLLEVIQKNSCLVFCPTKXNCENVAMMLCKLFVSKNRELCDIKKAEKKALLKELYSDGEQRICPILQYTVHFGIAYHYSGLTMDERRLIEDAYSEGTLCLLACTSTLAAGVNLPAKRVILRIPYVGSAFLSRIQYKQMTGRAGRAGIDSSGESILITISTDRDKVQEMISGPNEMCYSNLMYDEGKGIRSLIRSVIGLQVTVTTTDMFEFMRKTLLSTQANTCDVTMVTKDSLQKLTELGLVVQKGSTSEGYESCDDFHLEVTPLERATFKVSVDIYNASQLDNDLEKGEEFLVLATYKHFLFLVTPYDMVDMVKPSWIIYFQQLSALDSIELKAASLIGVPESYIAMRASGQCSRQKVNDFVLNRFYLILMLYEFWKQKSLWEVADKFQQPRGFIQNLLSSAASFASCVFQLCQELEEFWAYQDLLXKFCKKLSYCVTTELIPLMEIPGVKLGRAKQFHSSGYKTLTHVEHVDPVDIVKNIKQICKKAAIQIVTSAKVLLNEKAEALREEVEELIKEGRKIPKGQSNS, encoded by the exons ATGGGAAAGGTGATAAGAAATTCAAATACAGCTACAGAGCCTAAAGATTTAAATCAGGAACAAAAACGGACAGATCATGTAGATGAAGCAGAAGATACTATCCTTGACAGCAGTGACTTCCTGCTGGCAGACATGGACATTAATTGTTGTGAAGGTCATGAGGAAAAATCTGAAGTGAAAATAAAACCAGATAAAAAAGATATTCATAAAGAGCATGTTAAAACAGAGAAAACAGTTCCTCTTACACATGTAAACACTCTAAGAGACAGAATCAAACAGAGACTACATAATAATGCAGGTGTAAAAACACCTCAGGGACCAGGGTCGgttatacaacaacaacaactacAAGAACAGAAAGTCCAGGAAGAAATGGAAAGACTGAAAACTAAAGGAAGTACTTCAGATATTGGTCCATATTATTGTCTTTCATCTAAAGTTCAACAGCTTCTACAGGTACATAGAGGAATCACAAAACTTTATGATTGGCAAGATGAATGTTAGAATCTGCCAGGTGTCAGAGAAGGAAGAAATCTAATCTATTCCTTACCTACTAGTGGTGGAAAAACATTAGTAGCTGAGATACTGATACTCAAACAGATACTGTGTCAACAAAAAGATGCTATTATTATACAATCATTTGTTTCTAGAGTATAGGAAAAGGTTAGAAGTATTTCGACATTTGCATAAGAATTAGATTTCTTGGTCGAAGAATATGCAGGCAGTAAAGGCAGATTTCCTCCAATGAAAAGACGGAACAAACTATCGTTATATATAGCTACAACAGAGAACGCTCTCTCACTTATTAACATCTTGATAGAGAACAACAGATTAGATACTCTAGGATTAGTTGTTGTGGATGAACTCCACATGATTGGGGAAGGTGGGAGTCGTGGTGCTACTTTAGAATCAACATTGTTGAAAATTATTCACAAGCAGAGTAATACACAGATCATAGGAATTAGTGCTACTTTGAACAATATTGAAGACT AAGATTTTCTAAAGGCTGATGTCTACCATAATGATTTTAGACCTGTGAAATTGACAGAGTAGGACATTTATGAGGTGACATGTAAGACGACAGAAGAATTGGTATCGCACAGCCGGGTTGTGACATTTCCATATTCTTCTGAACAAACCAAAACAGATCCAGACCATTTAATGGGATTATTATTAGAGGTTATACAAAAGAATTCATGTCTGGTGTTCTGTCCCACAA AAAACTGTGAAAATGTGGCCATGATGTTATGTAAATTGTTTGTTAGTAAAAACAGAGAGTTATGTGATATTAAAAAGGCTGAAAAGAAGGCGTTATTAAAAGAATTATACAGCGATGGAGAACAGAGAATTTGTCCTATACTGCAATACACAGTACACTTTGGAATAGCCTATCATTATAGTGGACTGACTATGGACGAGAGACGACTGATAGAGGATGCTTACTCAGAGGGAACACTGTGTTTACTGGCATGTACAAGTACACTAGCGGCTGGTGTTAATCTACCTGCTAAAAG AGTAATTTTACGAATTCCCTATGTAGGGAGTGCATTTCTGAGCAGGATTCAGTATAAACAGATGACAGGAAGAGCTGGCAGAGCTGGTATTGATTCTTCAGGGGAAAGCATCCTGATCACTATATCTACAGACAGGGATAAGGTACAAGAAATGATTTCTGGACCAAATGAGATGTGTTACAGTAATCTAATGTATGATGAAGGAAAGGGAATCCGTAGTCTCATACGTTCTGTGATAGGCTTACAGGTTACTGTT ACCACCACTGATATGTTCGAATTTATGAGAAAAACTTTGTTGTCCACTCAAGCAAATACATGTGATGTTACTATGGTAACCAAAGATTCACTGCAGAAGTTAACTGAACTTGGTTTAGTTGTCCAGAAAGGGTCAACGTCTGAGGGATATGAAAGCTGTGATGATTTTCATTTAGAAGTTACACCTCTAGAAAGAGCTACATTTAAAGTATCTGTAGATATTTATAATGCCTCACAACTTGACAATGATTTGGAGAAGGGTGAGGAGTTCCTTGTTCTGGCTACCTATAAACATTTCTTGTTTCTGGTCACTCCTTATGATATGGTAGATATGGTCAAACCATCATGGATCATATATTTCCAGCAGCTTTCAGCATTAGATAGTATTGAATTGAAAGCAGCATCCTTGATTGGTGTGCCTGAGAGTTACATAGCCATGAGAGCTTCTGGACAATGCTCTAGACAGAAAGTAAATGATTTTGTATTAAATCGCTTCTACCTCATCCTGATGTTGTATGAGTTTTGGAAACAGAAAAGTTTATGGGAAGTGGCCGACAAATTTCAGCAGCCAAGAGGATTTATACAGAATCTGTTGTCTAGTGCAGCAAGTTTTGCATCCTGTGTTTTTCAATTATGTCAGGAATTGGAAGAGTTTTGGGCATACCAAGATTtgct aaaattttgtaaaaaactgTCATATTGTGTCACAACAGAATTAATTCCCTTGATGGAAATTCCAGGAGTCAAACTGGGAAGAGCTAAACAGTTTCATTCCAGTGGATATAAAACATTAACCCATGTGGAACATGTTGATCCAGTGGacattgttaaaaatattaaacagatTTGTAAAAAGGCTGCTATACAGATTGTCACTTCTGCAaaggttcttttaaatgaaaaagcAGAAGCATTGAGAGAAGAAGTTGAAGaacttataaaagagggacgaaagataccaaagggacagtcaaactcataa